In Armatimonadota bacterium, a single genomic region encodes these proteins:
- a CDS encoding PRC-barrel domain-containing protein, translating into MLTTINRLIGFSLASFGEEFGKIKEFYFDDRFWSIRYAVVDTGNWLMGHKVLLSPYSMIEVNTASRHLVLSLSKKQVEDGPNLESHLPISRQFEETYYDYYGWPLYWNGPYVWGGYPAIMRDPAAWTYTDETSRAWDPELRSSAEVTGYHVSTTNGDIGHVNDFVLDPETWAIRYLVVDTGAVFHGKQVLVSPHWIEHISFPTKIVKLSLTQEQIHAAPEYTAETLLNRDYETLLHKYYGKKEYWMDAIEPVVIAR; encoded by the coding sequence ATGCTAACCACCATCAATCGGCTTATTGGATTCAGTCTCGCCAGTTTCGGCGAAGAGTTTGGGAAGATCAAGGAGTTCTACTTCGATGATCGATTCTGGTCGATTCGTTACGCAGTCGTAGACACCGGAAACTGGCTCATGGGCCACAAGGTGCTCCTCTCGCCATACTCAATGATCGAGGTCAATACCGCCAGTCGCCACCTGGTTCTAAGCCTCTCAAAGAAGCAGGTCGAAGATGGCCCGAATCTCGAATCTCACCTCCCCATCTCGCGCCAGTTCGAAGAGACCTATTACGACTACTACGGCTGGCCGCTCTACTGGAACGGACCCTACGTTTGGGGCGGATACCCGGCGATTATGCGCGATCCCGCGGCCTGGACTTATACCGACGAAACGAGCAGGGCCTGGGATCCCGAGCTTCGAAGTTCCGCCGAAGTAACCGGCTATCACGTCTCGACGACGAACGGGGATATTGGGCATGTGAACGACTTCGTGCTTGACCCAGAAACCTGGGCGATCCGATATCTGGTTGTCGACACCGGAGCCGTGTTCCATGGCAAGCAGGTGCTGGTTTCACCTCATTGGATCGAGCACATCAGCTTCCCAACCAAAATCGTCAAGCTTAGCTTGACCCAAGAGCAAATTCACGCTGCCCCCGAGTACACCGCCGAGACGCTACTCAACCGAGACTACGAGACCCTGTTGCATAAGTATTACGGCAAGAAAGAGTATTGGATGGATGCAATCGAACCCGTCGTCATCGCTCGCTAG
- a CDS encoding menaquinone biosynthesis decarboxylase — MAYRDYRHFLEFLESKGELKRITEEVSPYLEITEITDRVVKKGGPALLFENVVGPTHRTSSPNPQSAVMRNPSIHPENRPTDRRKYDFPVAINTMATRQRMSWALSCDDFEEHSGRIAELLKPELPKGPIEALKKLPWLLGEMKNIPPKEVTKAACQEIVWQGDEIDLRKLPVLTCWPEDGGPFVTLPLVFTHDPNTGKRNVGMYRVQIHDERTCGMHWQMHKTGARQMEDAAEKKQNLEVAVVLGGDPVYNFSAISPLPPGIDEMLFAGFLRKQRVETVKCKTVDVMVPADAEFVIEGYIDPSEKKLEGPFGDHTGYYSLAEDFPVLHVTAITMRDKAIYPATIVGQPPMEDGWMGKAVERIFMPMINLTVPEIVDMNLPVEATFHNMAFVSIKKKYPGHAYKVMNAIWGLGGLSFTKFVFIFDEDCDVQDIGECLFRIGANCDPSRDTLMNKGPIDQLDHASLAEGFGGKIGFDCTHKWPGENGFSRPYPKLITMADDVVAKVDSMWSKLGL, encoded by the coding sequence ATGGCCTACCGCGACTACCGACATTTCCTTGAGTTCCTTGAATCGAAGGGGGAACTCAAACGAATCACGGAAGAGGTGTCGCCGTATCTGGAAATCACCGAGATTACGGATCGGGTGGTAAAGAAGGGCGGACCTGCGCTCCTGTTCGAAAACGTGGTCGGTCCCACCCACCGAACATCCAGCCCAAACCCCCAAAGCGCGGTGATGCGGAACCCTTCGATTCACCCCGAGAACAGGCCGACGGATCGGCGCAAGTACGACTTCCCTGTTGCGATCAATACCATGGCAACCCGCCAGCGGATGAGCTGGGCCTTGTCTTGCGATGACTTCGAAGAGCACTCGGGACGTATCGCCGAGCTCCTCAAACCCGAACTTCCAAAGGGTCCCATCGAGGCTCTCAAAAAGCTCCCTTGGCTACTTGGCGAAATGAAGAACATTCCGCCGAAGGAAGTCACCAAAGCCGCTTGTCAAGAGATCGTTTGGCAAGGGGATGAGATCGACCTCCGCAAACTTCCTGTCCTGACCTGCTGGCCTGAGGACGGTGGACCGTTCGTCACCCTGCCTCTCGTCTTCACCCACGACCCCAACACTGGCAAGCGGAACGTCGGAATGTACCGCGTCCAGATTCACGATGAACGAACCTGCGGAATGCACTGGCAGATGCACAAAACCGGTGCGCGCCAGATGGAAGACGCTGCGGAGAAGAAGCAGAACCTCGAAGTCGCCGTCGTCCTGGGCGGAGACCCCGTTTACAACTTCTCCGCAATCTCCCCACTACCCCCCGGAATTGATGAGATGCTTTTCGCGGGATTCCTTCGCAAGCAGCGGGTCGAAACCGTGAAGTGTAAAACCGTCGACGTCATGGTCCCCGCCGACGCTGAGTTCGTCATCGAAGGCTACATTGACCCTTCTGAGAAGAAGCTCGAAGGGCCCTTCGGCGACCACACTGGCTATTATTCGCTCGCCGAGGACTTCCCCGTCCTCCACGTCACCGCGATCACGATGCGCGACAAGGCGATCTACCCCGCGACCATCGTCGGTCAGCCGCCGATGGAAGACGGCTGGATGGGCAAAGCCGTCGAGCGCATCTTTATGCCCATGATCAACCTCACGGTCCCCGAGATCGTCGATATGAACCTGCCCGTCGAGGCGACGTTCCACAACATGGCGTTCGTTTCGATCAAGAAAAAGTATCCCGGCCACGCCTACAAGGTGATGAACGCGATCTGGGGCCTCGGCGGACTCTCGTTCACCAAATTCGTCTTCATCTTCGACGAAGACTGCGACGTCCAGGACATCGGCGAGTGCCTCTTCCGTATCGGGGCGAACTGCGATCCATCCCGAGATACGCTCATGAACAAGGGTCCGATCGACCAATTGGATCACGCCTCGCTCGCCGAGGGGTTCGGCGGCAAAATCGGCTTCGACTGCACCCACAAGTGGCCCGGCGAGAACGGCTTCTCCCGGCCGTATCCCAAGCTCATCACGATGGCGGATGACGTCGTGGCCAAAGTCGATTCGATGTGGTCGAAGCTTGGGCTCTAA
- the sufD gene encoding Fe-S cluster assembly protein SufD: protein MTATLSSSDPLVAAYDELLPVLTVDGLPGFEDLRAAAIRRYRESGIPTTRDEEFKYTPFHALTETKYRFGFGANLDRENIASLLLGDVDAITVVFVNGQFAPDLSSTDSLPNGAYIGAFSEASGFEEEIKSHLGSIAHFDGRLGSTNDLRFVDLNTAYLGDGTLVFLEKNVSVERPIHIVHVVSSTEVSALSFPRNLIVLGENAEAKVLESYVTFVGNGVTIPVTEVRLAKSARLEHNRVQNESLASTHIANVFVDQAATSVYTSNNINFGASVSRCDINAYVGGEHCETWLNSANVAVGSQIIDNHTRIDHALPNCQSFEVYKSILKDSGVGVFNGKIFVYEDAQKTDAKQTNQAILLSPTATMNTKPQLEIFADDVKCTHGATIGQLREDALFYLRARGIPLAEAQGLLVYAFAAEVLEKITIDDVREKLEAALFEKLGS, encoded by the coding sequence ATGACGGCGACTCTCTCATCTTCAGACCCTTTGGTCGCGGCATACGACGAGCTGCTTCCGGTCCTCACCGTTGACGGCCTTCCTGGCTTCGAAGATCTTCGAGCGGCAGCGATTCGTCGCTACCGCGAGTCGGGGATTCCGACCACGCGGGATGAAGAGTTCAAATACACCCCATTTCATGCCCTGACGGAAACGAAGTACCGATTCGGTTTCGGCGCGAACTTGGATCGAGAGAATATCGCTTCGCTGTTACTCGGTGATGTGGACGCAATTACCGTCGTTTTCGTGAACGGTCAGTTCGCTCCGGATTTGTCCTCCACCGACTCCCTGCCGAATGGCGCGTACATTGGTGCTTTCTCGGAGGCTAGTGGCTTTGAGGAAGAGATCAAGTCTCATCTCGGCTCAATTGCCCATTTTGACGGGCGCCTAGGCTCGACCAACGATCTCCGATTTGTTGATCTGAACACGGCGTATCTCGGTGACGGAACCTTGGTGTTCCTTGAGAAAAACGTCTCGGTTGAGCGACCGATCCACATCGTCCACGTTGTGTCTTCCACCGAAGTTTCGGCACTATCGTTCCCGCGCAACCTCATCGTCCTCGGCGAGAATGCCGAAGCGAAGGTTCTTGAGTCGTACGTGACCTTCGTTGGGAACGGAGTGACAATTCCGGTCACCGAAGTGAGACTTGCCAAATCTGCTCGGCTGGAGCACAACCGAGTTCAGAACGAGAGTCTGGCTTCAACCCACATCGCAAACGTGTTTGTGGATCAAGCAGCCACCTCGGTCTACACCTCTAACAACATCAACTTTGGCGCATCTGTATCGCGCTGCGATATCAACGCCTACGTCGGTGGTGAGCACTGCGAAACCTGGCTCAACAGCGCAAACGTTGCAGTTGGATCTCAGATCATCGATAACCACACCCGAATCGACCACGCATTGCCAAACTGCCAGTCGTTCGAGGTCTACAAGTCGATCCTTAAGGACTCGGGAGTCGGCGTCTTCAACGGCAAAATCTTCGTTTACGAAGACGCCCAGAAGACCGACGCAAAGCAAACCAACCAGGCGATCCTGCTCTCGCCAACCGCGACGATGAACACCAAGCCCCAGCTTGAAATCTTCGCCGACGACGTCAAGTGCACGCACGGTGCCACCATCGGTCAGCTTCGAGAGGACGCACTGTTCTATCTTCGCGCCCGAGGAATTCCTCTGGCGGAAGCTCAGGGGCTTCTGGTTTACGCATTTGCCGCCGAAGTTCTCGAGAAGATTACGATCGACGACGTTCGGGAGAAGCTGGAAGCAGCGTTGTTTGAGAAGTTGGGAAGTTAA
- the sufC gene encoding Fe-S cluster assembly ATPase SufC: MLTIKDLSARVEDKEILKGINLTINPGEVHAIMGPNGSGKSTLASVLAGRSDYEVTGGSVELFEQDLLELEPDERAAEGLFLAFQYPVEIPGVTNTYFLRSAINAIRKYHGQEDIPPKEFMALVKQKAALMELDPAMLSRSVNEGFSGGEKKRNEIFQMAMLDPKFCVLDETDSGLDIDALKIVANGVNALRGGDRGILVITHYQRLLDYIVPDFVHVLMDGRIVKSGGKELALELEEKGYDFIKEELAARA, translated from the coding sequence ATGTTGACCATCAAAGACCTCTCTGCGCGCGTTGAAGATAAAGAAATCCTGAAGGGAATCAACCTGACCATCAATCCCGGCGAGGTCCATGCGATCATGGGTCCAAACGGGTCGGGGAAGTCAACCCTTGCATCGGTTCTTGCAGGTCGGTCTGACTACGAAGTCACCGGTGGATCTGTCGAGCTGTTTGAGCAGGATTTGCTGGAACTGGAGCCGGACGAGCGAGCCGCCGAAGGTTTATTCCTTGCCTTCCAGTATCCAGTAGAGATTCCCGGTGTGACCAACACTTATTTCCTGCGCTCGGCGATCAATGCGATTCGAAAATATCACGGACAGGAAGATATTCCTCCGAAAGAGTTCATGGCGCTGGTCAAACAGAAGGCGGCTCTCATGGAGCTTGACCCGGCAATGCTCTCTCGCTCAGTCAACGAAGGGTTCAGCGGTGGTGAGAAGAAGCGAAACGAAATCTTCCAGATGGCAATGCTTGACCCTAAGTTCTGCGTTCTGGACGAAACTGATTCCGGTCTCGATATCGACGCTTTGAAGATTGTGGCGAACGGTGTGAACGCTCTTCGCGGCGGAGATCGCGGAATTCTGGTGATCACTCACTACCAGCGGCTTCTGGACTACATCGTCCCCGACTTCGTCCACGTTCTCATGGACGGTCGAATCGTCAAGTCTGGCGGCAAAGAACTTGCTCTGGAGCTTGAAGAGAAGGGCTACGACTTCATTAAAGAGGAACTGGCGGCACGGGCATGA